In Hemicordylus capensis ecotype Gifberg chromosome 4, rHemCap1.1.pri, whole genome shotgun sequence, the genomic window tccctaagaatagcaatctacataccaaagggatagtgtcagagcagtagagaagggacgaccaatgtcttgacccttctagccctctggctcactaatctgtccccttctgtcattgagacatgagacagagcaaagtccttcacttccaacatgtcCAGAAGGGAAGATTTCTGACCAGACAGACATGGATTCCTGTACCCCATCCCAAGAAGATCACTATCTAAACAAAGACAAAAATCAATGCATGCAGAAGGCAGGGGCATTCTTGACTTATGAAGAACCTTTGGAGATGAGTTTAGTCATTTTCATTCTTTTATCTTCCTTGATCACAGCCTGGTTCTGGCTTTTACGGCAACCAAACCAGGCGGCAACATGAGGAGATGAGTGGGGAGAAAAATCACCACTTccattgttctctgctgctctgttATCCAAGCAAGCATTTGTGGGATATAGCTGGtggcctcttccctcctcccctgcccctttcccAGATGTTGACATGAACTCAGTGCCTGAAGAAATTGTACTGGGATGTAATGAAGGCTCTGTGCTGATGCTTTACTGCCTCTTGGGCTCTGTGGGCTTCCAGGCTCTTGTGAACTGTATTGTGGCTTTTCTGGCCAGGAACCTACCAGACAGTTTCAGTGAAGCCAGGTTCATCACTTTCAGCaggttggtcttttgcagtgtttggtgTACCTTTGTTCCAACCTACCTGAATACCAAGGGCAAAcgcatggtggtggcagtggagatcttctccatcttgaCCTCCACCATTGGATTGTAGCTGGCTTGCATTTTCCTCCCTAAATGCTCAATTTTTGTGCTGAGGCCTGATATGAACAAAAGAGGTCAACTATTAACAAATTTAATacttctgtttttgttgctgctgctcattAGATGTGCATTTCTGTATTCCAATTTAATATGTGTATTGTTTTATCTGGATAAtagtattgtattgttttaaaatgttttataaaccgccttgagattgtttcagtgaaaggcagtataaaaacctaACAATAAACAGATaaaattgtgaaccgcccagagacgtaagttttgggtggtataaaaatatgttaaacaaacaaacaaacagacaaacaaaattCATCTGTAGTGCTCACACCTCTCAGAAAGTGCTATATATATATTAAGTATTATCGTTATTCACTAGTATTAGGAACCTCAGAGCTGGGGTGGGAAAGCTGGAGTGCCTGGCAGGGAACAAGAACATCACATTAGCTCCCATTGGGAAAAGGGAGGGCCCCCCGGCTAGCTGGCTGACAGGTTGCACTTTGCTCTCTCCTTGTGCCTtgctggagaaggagaaggaggcagcgggggggagggggggcttggcTTCACTTCCTGTTCCTGCCCAAgggcccacaccaaccttgctgtgcccctggagAGAGCCGGTGGGATCCGATTCTCTCTTGGttatttaaaacagaaatagaagCTCAGCTTGGAAGTCTACTTTGCACTGGGAAAGGACCAAGTTGctggggagcaggagagaggctgtgcccttgcctcttgcctgtgggcttctcagaggcatccgcaggcttgacacacagggcttccaccccgaatctcctttgggagagagtgtgtgtgttcatacaccagccaaacttaccccaaagtcccttcaagatccttggaagcactccacatacaaatcgggctttgtcttgcgaattctagcttatctcgagttatttctgggttttttaagaGCTGCTTTTAAGCTACTGAGATAGAATCATTAgtatgataagagggatactgtctttgaaatgcagatgtagctctttagtaatctctctccccgccccagcattggttagaaggaaaacacggaggtatgccatgtgaacttgtatcaaaacaaaacctgagagcagagtggaggggctgcttccctcaatgctgcgagtgtgattcgaagtggcttcgctcaacatttaccttgCAGCATGAAGCCTTGTGTAGATAATTCCCTGGTGAGCCACAGTGTGAAAAACTGAAAAAAGGACCTGCGTGGGTTTAACCTAATGCATAAGAAACCTAAAAATAACCCACCGCCATCTAACCACCTAGATACTTACGTTAAAAAAGTATGCATGGAAGGTAAAGAACTGTCAATGTAAATAATGATAATATGCCATATCTAAATGTGATATAAATATGCCatatttattattgtgaaccgccccgagactttgttttggggcggtatagaaatgtattaaataaataaataaataaatctttaaaacCCCCAGGACGGAAAAATAGTATTGGAAAACATGTAATCAACACTCTCTTATAACACATTAACATAGACAATATGTGTGAGATAGTAAAGGCACATGAAAAGCATGAATATAAAACCACAGATTAGTAGAATAGTCCCCCCCATCAGCTTTGCTGCCAAGACCCCCCAAATGAATATGCACAAAATATTATGACTTGCGGTTCAGTCCTCCATAAGTCAAACTTTCCAGTAACTAGGAGTCCAATGTGAATTGAAGGAAAGTCCAGATTTCCTTAAATCAGATGATCATATAAAATTCAAACTCTGGGGCCTTAACATGCACCGCAAGCCACAAATAAGGACCATCCTTCCTTTTTCCTCCAAACACGTTTTGACCTATAGCAGGCCTTCCTCAGTGTCTTGTCGTTCCCAAGCAGCAGTGGAGGACTGCTGCTTGGAGCCAGGTGGTCGTTTGCAACTACCAAGATTTCAAACTATCTCTATAAAGAAATACTAGATTATCTCAATACATAAATAGCTGCACATGAAGAATACCACTAATGCAAAGTACATAAACTACCATTATCATCCCATAGTACACACAGATACGAAACACGTATGTTAATAGCTTCTAAGTTTTTAACACAACTTCATTTACAAGGAagttttcctctcccccccataCTCATAACATACTCTATGAGATATTAAACGGTAAAATGCACATGATAATAAGAGCATACACCAATCCAACCATACAGATAATATTTATTATACTCAGATGTAGTGACATGAGGTATCAACATCAATATCTTGAATACATATATATCAGTATCAATATATTGAATATCCCTataaaaacccttaaaaaaaacccagacagCATCTGCACTTACTATACATTTGCATATGCTGCCCGCATAGCCATATACTTATGTCATCCACCTTCAAAGGTGTGGTCCCACCCTAGTAGGAGGAAGTTTTAAAAACTTAGGATTCAGCTAAAACCTCCTGGAAGCTGTTATCCAACCAAATTTCCTCCTTAGGACCTAATTCTGATGCCACTTAGTTCTCTCCTGAAAGGTTTGATTAACAAAAGGTAGGATAAATCCTGAAATATCATTATATAGCGTGCTAAGGATCTAACCCAGCACAGCCCTTAGTGCCATGCCAACCAGAAGCAATGGACAGAGatattattttgtattatttattttatttatataccacccctccaaaaatggctcagggcagtttacaacaaataaaaataaaacaattaaaatcaaaactaaatcacataaacagttaaaatcattgaaccattaaaaacatcaacATTACAATAATGtaaaaccagcattaaacatttaaaccacaaactaattaaaagcctgggtgaataattgtgccttcagcaccttttaaaaagttgccagagatggggaggctcttatttcgacagggaacacattccaaagtccaggggcagcaacagagaaggcctgttcccgagttgGTGGGAAccacaggtgaacctctccagatgatcttcacaggcagtggggctcatggcaaagaagacgttcccttaaatacccagggcctaagctgtttagggctttataggtaataaccagcaccttgtattttgcctggaaacatatcagcagccagtgccgaTTTAATTTTTTAGAAATTAAAGTTTAAAACTACTGTCTCTCAGCCATTTTCAAGGAACATGCACCAGGTTTGGAGGTATGGTGTCTCTAGTCATCTAGTTGATGTGTgcaaaatttcagggggattggatggATACCTTTGATTTTATCAGCAATAGAAcattcagtcataggaacataggaagctgccatatactgagtcagaccattggtctttctagttcagtgttgtcttcacagactggcagtggcttctccaaggttgcaggcaggaatctctatctgCTTTGgtggtttgttggttcaataaaaaaaatcttgtcctattaaaaaaaaatcaaaaaaaaaaattgtcttatcttggagaagccagggagggaacttggaaccaagatgctcttcctaaagcggctccatcccctgaggggaagatcttacagtgctcacacttctagtccagTCTAGTCTCTTTTAATGGCAGAACTTTGAAGCAACTTCTCATCTTTACTATACTGGTACTACCGTGCAGTATGTCTGTGAACACTTAGAAAAGAATCTGGTGATTAGTAGGAGcaagcatggatttgtcaagaacacGTCATGCCAGCCAGACTATTCTCATTTTTTTGATGAGAGATTCTAGTTTAACAATCATGGGAATGCTGTGTACAGAGTGTATCCTGATTTCAGCAAAGTATTTGACAAAATCTCCCATGATATATTTGTTGACAAGATGGTAAAATAATGGCAAGATGATGCTACTTCTAGGTGGAGTCACAATTGGCTGGACAACAATACCAAGTGCTCATGAATGGTTTCATGCCCACCTGGAAGGAGGTGTTGAGTGGACAGGGCTCCATCCTGGGTCATGGGCTgttcaattaaaataaaataaaataaaataaaataatactaaaaaacccaaatgccatgaCACATGCTAAGGTCTTTGTTACAGTGCAAATGGGGGTTAAGGAGCTAAGCCAAATGTACATGGAAAAGGTGGCTTTGAGGAGGCATGAAGATCTGATGACGCTCCATGCCCAGTCGTTGGGTAGGTGATGACATCAGTAGAATGTCACTTTCTTGGATTCCAGTCCACTTCCCTTCTTTCCGTTTTCTTACCTCCTCTGCTTATGGCTTATTGTGCTACCATCAATGGGCATTCAGTATAGCAATCAGAGGTGGCCGGCCGAGGACACTCTCTGGACAGGCTGCAAGTACTTTGCAGCCCTTCCTTTGGAGCCAGCAGGAGAGGTGCTGGGCCTGGGATGAACTCTACCTGTGCTGCTGGATACCAATGAACCACTTCTGAGGACTGGCAccagggaggagaaagaggctCTTCCAAACGGCGGAAACAGTGGAGGCACTCCTGCCTCATCAAGGGGCAGCGGGAAAGCCACCGCTCCTGAGAAACAGACCTTGGGTGGCCAAGGGAAGGGTGCTGGTTGCCCtgaggtggggtgttttttttggccAGCAATCCTGCTTCAAGGGGGCTCCTGCCAGCATATTCATAGACTTCTTGAAACTGGTATTGATATAAACTGCCCGGCAGCTTCTGGGTTGATCTGGGTGTCCATGGTCTGCTTTGTGAGAGGCAAAAGTAGAAAGTAGTTGCCTGCAATCAGAGGGACACAAGGAGCGTCTACTCCATGCCACGGCTTCGGGTttgtaaggggggggggcagctaaTGGAACCAGACTGACCATGGTGGCAACCAGAAGGGCGTTTtgttatgggtgtgtgtgtgtgtgtgtgtgtgtgtccttgctaGAAATCAGAACCAGCCACCAAGAAAACGTCTCTCTGCGTGTGCAGCGTTTACTACAGAACTTTATTCAGCACTGACGAGCAAAAACCACACATCGTTTCACTCTGTGGAAGCTTTAGCTTCGGGGTGCCGCCATACAGCCGATGCCTGCAGCAACCCGCCTCgtagcggggagggagggagggaaggggggggcggCTCTTCGGCTGGGGCGAGAACCTCCGCCCTTGcagagcccccccgccccccaaccgcACGGccagggaaagacggcggggtggggggcggcgcaCGGGGCGTAGGAGGCTCCACCTCGCTCCGGGGCGGAGGCGGCAGCATCTGCAGAGCCGGCCCCAGTTCGACccccggcggcggcggaggcagcCTCTCCCGGCAGCGGGGCCAGCCAGACCCCAGTCTCGGAGCAGCCGCAGAGGagacgccgccccccccccccgtcagactggcagaggagggtgggggggggcgcgagGCGGCAGCTTCTtcgcgggggggggcagtggatAGTGACCACAGAAACTGcccagcggggaggggggcgccccgccccaccccgcccgcggcatctccccccccccccgcgacacAGACAGGCGGCTGCCTTGCGAGGCTGCAGCGGGGAGGGCGACGCGGAGAGCGGAGGCCGCAGGGCGGGCGGCTTCCTCCCCCGGCCACCCGGGGCGGTCCCAGGGGGGCGTCGGCGGCGGCATCTCCGCTTCCGGGCGCAGCAGAAGGACGAGCCgccgccctccccctccccctcctcctcctcctccggcagaCCATCCAGCCGCGGCCTCCACTGCACGCTTCCCCGGGACGAGCAGCCCCGCTAAATCAACCGCGGAATTCGCTACCAGCAACTCCTCTCTCCGACTCTAGCACTTCCTGCCTCTACGGACTGAGCGCACACCACGGACGCATGCGCACTTTACAGGGGCCAGAGGCTGCTACGGGGGCTGCCGCGGGACAAACGCAGCCAagatggcggcggcagctgcaggaGCGGCtgcggctggcggcggcggcggcccttgcccggccggggcgGGGAGCAGCAACGGGGGCAGCATGGAGGTGGACGCGGCGGGTAAGGGCGGGGGCCAGGGCGGGGGCTCACGGCGACGACCCCCCTCCCTGCACCTCTCCCTGCACCTTCTCTCGTTCCCTCCGCAGCGGGGCCGGCGGTGATGGCTTCGGGCGTGACGGGCAGCGTGTCGGTGGCGCTGCACCCGCTGGTCATCCTCAACATCAGCGACCACTGGATCCGGATGCGCTCGCAGGAGGGGCGCCCCGTCCAAGGTGCTGATGAGCCGCGGGGCGGGCGGGAGGCGCGGCGCGTGGAGGGGGGCCCATCGGAGAAGCAGCGCCGCCGGTTGAGCTTCTGCCTGTCGGGGCACAAGCCTGGCTCCTCCGGCAAGGGCGGGCGGGGCCATGGCCACCACCCAAGCCACAGGCCGACCCGAGGACTCCCTGGCCAAGCTCCCggctttgggctccttggggtAGAGACGGGCCACGCGGCCATTCGCCGGCCCGGTGCCTCCTGAGCCGCCTTGTCACCCAAGGTCCGGACTTGTTTCTGCAGAGCAGGCGGCGAGATGAGACTCTGCAGcaaccccccccacctccccccccttctcctccctgtGTTACAGTCATTGGGGCTTTGATTGGCCGTCAGGAAGGCCGCAACATCGAGGTCATGAACTCCTTTGAACTGTTGTCGCACACAGTGGAAGAAAATGTGGTTATTGACAAGGAGTATTATTACACCAAGGAGGAGCAATGTAAGTATAGGGTTGGAGGGCACAGAGAGAGGGGTCTGATGTGCCTCTGGAAGGAAGGGTGGGCTGGGCCTCTCGCACCGTCTTCTACTCTCCCACAGTTAAACAAGTCTTCAAGGACCTCGAGTTCCTAGGCTGGTATACAACAGGTGGCCCCCCAGACCAGTCTGACATCCATGTCCACAAGCAGGTGAGCCTCCACTCTTCCACATGggaagttgttgttattattttgacatttatatcccgcgcttcctccaaggagcccagagcggtgtactatatacttgagtttctctttcacaacaaccctgtgaagtaggttaggctgagagagaagtgactggcccagagtcacccagttccATGTCAAGGGTGGCGAAGATGGGCAAAAGCCCCCGATGCAGGTCTCCTGCTTCTGGTGGCAACTTCTGTGCTATCCTGGGAGAGGGGCCGGTACTTCTGCAGCCACTGGTGGCATTTTCCCCCTTCTCCTCAGGTGTGTGAAATAATTGAGAGCCCCCTCTTCCTCAAGCTAAATCCTATGACCAAACACACGGATGTGAGTATCTGCTCTTCTTCTGCACCACAATGGGAGCCTCAAGCAACTGCATCTTTGCAAAGCCTTGGAGCATCTGCGTGAACTTTGTCTGCTGTCTTCTCTTTCCTCGCAGCTGCCTGTCagtgtctttgaatcagtgatTGACATAATCAACGGAGAGGTAATGGTAACCCCTCCTTGGTCAGATCTTGGTTCCCCAGACCCTCCTTTCCTGCCCCCGTCTTCAGCGGTGTTGACCTCCTGGTAGTTCACAGCCATAATGGTTTCAGCTGCAGCAAGGCTTGCACGGCAGGCGTGTGGGGGGAGGCGAGGAGAGGTCTGCCCTGTCATCAGGCTCCTGTTGACCACATCTGTGTAGGGAGAGACTCCCGTGGCATGTGCTTCATCACCTCCTCCCCTTCCCATCAAGGCCACAATGCTGTTTGCTGAGCTGACGTACACACTGGCCACAGAGGAGGCTGAGCGCATTGGGGTTGACCACGTGGCACGGATGACTGCAACAGGCAGCGGCGAGAACTCCACGGGTGAGAGCGAACACGTGTCACGAAGGGATGCCGCCTCCGTGCTGTGGAGCGGATGGCCTTGTGTAGGCTGCCCTGCATTGGCGTAGGTTTGGGGTCTACGTGCGTGGTGGTCATCTGGGAATGCTGCCGCTTCCCTGGCTGCCTCCCAGACTTCCTAGAAGCATGTCTGACCCACTGACCTTCTCCCCCTTGCATGCCTCTCTAGTGGCTGAGCACCTCATTGCCCAGCACAGCGCCATCAAGATGCTTCATAGCCGCGTCAAACTCATTCTGGAATATGTTAAAGCTTCGGAGGCAGGTGAGAGCTGAGGTGGGACAAGAAGTGGGTCAGCTGGTCTgagcccctcccttccctgggggTACTCGAGGATCCTCtctcacccacctgccctccttTCCCATGCAGGTGAGGTGCCCTTCAATCATGAGATCTTGCGGGAGGCCTATGCCCTTtgccactgcctgcctgtgctgaGCACTGACAAGTTCAAGACAGATTTCTATGATGTGAGTGTCtgctgcgggggcggggggtgtcaAGAATGGGGGATATGCACtaaggatttatttattaaacttctatactgcccaaacttccttctctaggcagttaacataaaaacaattaaaacacatataaaagttaaaacaatgcaacaatttaaaaacagccgtaacattaaaaatacagttttaaaaagttgggaaagcttgggtgaaaagatgggttagggttttttaaaaactgccagagatggggaggattgaatctcagcagggagcgcattccacagtcttggggcagcaaacgagaaggcctgcctctatgtagccaccagatgggttggtggtaactggatatggacctcctcagacaggggcgtaactactattaggcaaggggaggcggcatgcctcgaggggccccccctgAGGCAAGCCACATTACTtcatattgtgaagtgtgtgtgtgtgtgtatcagcgaggggcccattttaaaattttgtctctgggcccactccagccttgttacacccctgtcctcagatgacctcagtgggtggtggggctcgtagtgaagaagacgctctcttagatacccagggcctaagccgtttagggctttgtaagttatgactagcactttgtacttcgtccggaaacctattggcagccagtgtagctccatcggtaaaggagtaacgtggtctctccgaaatgacccagagaccaacctggctgccgcattctgaaccaactggagtttccggactacgtacaaaggcagccccacgtagagcgcattccagaagtccagtctggaggttaccaacaaatgtaccactgttgtgAGGCTGTCTCAAGAAgcaggcgcagctggtgtatcagc contains:
- the COPS6 gene encoding COP9 signalosome complex subunit 6; this encodes MAAAAAGAAAAGGGGGPCPAGAGSSNGGSMEVDAAAGPAVMASGVTGSVSVALHPLVILNISDHWIRMRSQEGRPVQVIGALIGRQEGRNIEVMNSFELLSHTVEENVVIDKEYYYTKEEQFKQVFKDLEFLGWYTTGGPPDQSDIHVHKQVCEIIESPLFLKLNPMTKHTDLPVSVFESVIDIINGEATMLFAELTYTLATEEAERIGVDHVARMTATGSGENSTVAEHLIAQHSAIKMLHSRVKLILEYVKASEAGEVPFNHEILREAYALCHCLPVLSTDKFKTDFYDQCNDVGLMTYLGTITKTCNTMNQFVNKFNILYDRQGIGRRMRGLFF